Proteins from a genomic interval of Salinarchaeum sp. Harcht-Bsk1:
- a CDS encoding Gfo/Idh/MocA family protein, whose amino-acid sequence MTASFGIGVVSCGFITREMHLPSVEYLPDVHVGGIQNRTKEHAEDVAETCREEGWGDPSVYGEDRVAALVEDPDVDGLWVTSPNFTRVDVIDAAVDAVEDGADLQGIAMEKPVARNMEEANHIADRIRSAGIPNAYLENWPFEPDIAKLRDLLWERGGEAGRPYIARSQAEHGGPHSAWFWDGELQGGGALTDMLCHALAGNHVLLADPETEDGGLEPVSVSADTETLKWGREDYAEALREEHGVDWAENPSDDYARATVRYEGEDGEPLVSEATGSWCYVGSGVRRSIELLGPEYSGQVLTDDESSSVFFSDDLGEGEGWAEKQAATSGRMPIGAGAVFDGGYVAENRDAVDAFREGENGTLDVEDGLRVLRICMAAYKAAEHGEEVDVREADLSTYTPPPAR is encoded by the coding sequence ATGACAGCATCATTCGGCATCGGCGTCGTCAGTTGCGGCTTCATCACCCGCGAGATGCACCTCCCGAGCGTCGAGTACCTCCCGGACGTCCACGTCGGCGGGATCCAGAATCGCACGAAGGAACACGCCGAGGACGTTGCCGAAACCTGTCGCGAGGAGGGCTGGGGCGATCCGTCGGTCTACGGCGAGGATCGCGTCGCCGCGCTCGTCGAGGATCCCGACGTGGACGGCCTCTGGGTCACGAGCCCGAACTTCACCCGCGTCGACGTGATCGACGCGGCCGTCGACGCCGTGGAGGACGGCGCCGACCTGCAGGGCATCGCGATGGAGAAGCCGGTCGCGCGGAACATGGAGGAAGCCAACCACATCGCGGATCGGATCCGCTCGGCCGGTATCCCGAACGCCTACCTCGAGAACTGGCCCTTCGAACCCGACATCGCGAAGCTCCGCGACCTGCTCTGGGAGCGCGGCGGCGAGGCCGGTCGCCCCTACATCGCCCGATCGCAAGCCGAGCACGGCGGCCCACACTCCGCGTGGTTCTGGGACGGCGAACTCCAGGGCGGCGGCGCGCTCACGGACATGCTCTGTCACGCACTGGCGGGCAACCACGTCCTGCTCGCCGATCCGGAGACCGAGGACGGCGGCCTCGAACCCGTCTCGGTCTCCGCGGACACGGAGACCCTGAAGTGGGGCCGCGAGGACTACGCAGAGGCACTCCGCGAGGAGCACGGCGTCGACTGGGCGGAGAACCCGTCCGACGACTACGCCCGCGCCACGGTGCGCTACGAGGGCGAGGACGGCGAACCGCTCGTCTCCGAAGCCACCGGCTCCTGGTGCTACGTCGGCTCTGGCGTCCGCCGATCGATCGAACTCCTCGGTCCGGAGTACTCCGGCCAGGTGCTGACCGACGACGAGTCCTCCAGCGTCTTCTTCTCCGACGACCTCGGCGAGGGCGAGGGCTGGGCGGAGAAGCAGGCAGCCACGAGCGGTCGGATGCCGATCGGTGCGGGAGCGGTATTCGACGGCGGCTACGTCGCGGAGAATCGGGACGCCGTCGACGCGTTCCGCGAGGGCGAGAACGGAACGCTGGATGTCGAGGACGGCCTGCGCGTCCTCCGGATCTGCATGGCGGCGTACAAGGCAGCGGAGCACGGCGAAGAAGTGGATGTGCGGGAGGCCGATCTGTCGACGTACACGCCGCCGCCGGCGCGGTAA